From the Corythoichthys intestinalis isolate RoL2023-P3 chromosome 13, ASM3026506v1, whole genome shotgun sequence genome, one window contains:
- the LOC130928460 gene encoding leucine-rich repeat-containing protein 17-like: MRLLASLCLLLLIRFSEPRRGPRSGIAEWGRTRGRGRPGIMKRQTQQCKEYIEAGEKYLDCQDRQLTTVMQDWPKDIHHLLLARNKIQVLRDNMFSQFTQLKSLDLQQNDISMVEDRAFNGLSKLRTLLLQHNKLKTATEELLLPMPRLAYLRLYDNPWSCHCPLDSLLRTLQVTTRWMRLNLNHPSKTQWSHPCVTPTCSLNLYWTAATKV, encoded by the exons ATGCGTCTCCTCGCCTCATTGTGCCTCTTGCTGCTCATCCGGTTTTCCGAGCCCCGCAGAGGTCCGCGATCCGGCATCGCTGAGTGGGGTCGCACGCGGGGAAGGGGAAGGCCCGGCATCATGAAGCGCCAAACTCAGCAGTGCAAGGAGTACATAGAAGCGGGAGAGAAGTACCTGGACTGCCAGGACAGGCAGTTGACGACCGTCATGCAAGACTGGCCCAAAGATATCCACCACCTGCTGCTGGCCAGGAATAAAATCCAG GTTCTGCGGGACAACATGTTCTCCCAGTTCACACAACTGAAGAGTCTGGACCTCCAGCAGAACGACATCTCAATGGTGGAAGACAGAGCGTTTAACGGGCTTTCAAAACTCAGGACGTTGCTTCTACAACACAACAAACTAAAAACGGCCACTGAGGAACTCTTGCTTCCCATGCCCCGCCTTGCCTACCTCCGACTTTACGACAACCCCTGGAGCTGTCACTGCCCGTTGGACAGCCTGCTTAGGACGCTGCAG GTGACAACCAGGTGGATGAGACTCAACCTAAACCACCCATCAAAAACACAGTGGTCACATCCATGTGTCACACCTACATGCTCCCTAAACCTGTACTGGACTGCAGCTACAAAG